From a single Lolium rigidum isolate FL_2022 chromosome 7, APGP_CSIRO_Lrig_0.1, whole genome shotgun sequence genomic region:
- the LOC124675958 gene encoding thylakoid lumenal 15.0 kDa protein 2, chloroplastic-like has translation MVLLIPSPVPRAPYGAAAASTSPLSTLPRPRRHPLAGVRCSARRTPPPAAVGEEAAASWASELAAAVPWKAAVSGALALTLSVSCFVGLANAKAGVNKPELLPKEFTTVIDVAGFLSSGQENRLRQEIEDLEKDTGYKLRVLAQNYPDTPGLAIKDFWQVDDRTIVFVADPTFGNIINFNIGSLIDLDIPQSFWSRVAGKYGNMFYWKEKGEDASIEGAVTAISRCLREPTGPSNCSEVF, from the exons atggtTCTCCTCATCCCGTCCCCTGTGCCACGAGCACCGTACGGAGCAGCAGCCGCGTCCACGTCGCCGTTATCCACTCTCCCGCGGCCAAGGCGTCATCCTCTCGCCGGCGTGCGCTGCTCCGCTCGTCGGACCCCTCCGCCCGCCGCGGTTGGTGAAGAGGCTGCTGCTTCTTGGGCCAGCGAGCTAGCCGCAGCCGTGCCATGGAAGGCCGCAGTCTCCGGCGCCCTCGCTCTCACCTTATCCGTCTCTTGCT TTGTAGGTTTGGCCAACGCCAAGGCTGGGGTCAACAAACCGGAGCTGCTCCCCAAGGAGTTCACCACCGTCATTGATGTCGCTGGGTTTCTCTCTTCAGGCCAG GAAAATCGTTTGCGTCAAGAGATAGAAGACCTGGAGAAGGACACTGGGTACAAGTTGAGGGTTCTCGCACAAAATTACCCTGATACTCCAG GATTGGCTATAAAAGATTTTTGGCAAGTTGATGACCGAACTATTGTGTTCGTTGCAGATCCCACATTTG GTAACATTATAAATTTCAACATTGGTTCATTAATTGATCTAGACATTCCTCAGAGCTTCTGGAGCCGTGTTGCAGGGAAGTACGGAAACATGTTCTACTGGAAAGAAAAG GGAGAAGATGCATCAATCGAAGGTGCTGTGACAGCAATATCTCGCTGTCTCAGAGAGCCCACAGGGCCAAGTAACTGTTCTGAAGTATTTTAG
- the LOC124673730 gene encoding vacuolar protein sorting-associated protein 54, chloroplastic-like produces the protein MASRPPLRTVSTASSSHSTDSPTAAAAPPGGVPQSITALLNNPLPSASSASYWLPWPPPTSLPDAPPVPSHPCDLSRADFAPYLAAVADPFARFADIRLHANTELAASSSSPTPSSSGLAACLREVPALFFKEDFALEDGATFESACPLADGAALQERLGQQLDVVEAHLVQEIARRSASFYEAQGRLRGLDGEIVSAVGRIRELREVVRVLTGDLVGDAQQVQDLNATRSNLVALQEKLTIILYVSQALTALRLLVLAADCAGALDVIDDLQNLLDTDELAGLYCFRHIRDQLGTSLDSVNSILSAEFVRAAVPDGKTVDAMISSTVKRRTSIPLNGTEHEVSVDEEESFILRDRLLPLIICLLRTDKVPAVLRIYRDTLITVMKASIKSTVAEMLPVLISKSIDSDSVTGERAADSDAGGQSLANKLRSLSSEGFVQLLSAIFRIVQVHLLQAAEVKKIVQWIMRNLDGNIRTDATNPVIQHGGTVDTSQENDNGVTSRGSSTVTRSPTKLSLFQGKANDMSSTNSIKNVRADVLSESTEAVFAACDAAHGRWAKLLGVRAALHPKLRLQDFLIIYNITEEFIAATEKIGGRLGYNIRGILQQQSKQFVDHQHSVRMAKIKAVLDQETWVAVDVPEEFQAIVLSLSSTDFPVNGMEMPSTDSNSKLSEDGISTAQEPSYSTENSVGNGNATSVTGHENRAESTSPQIENSVAGHVKSMSQTIVLGGVGYHMVNCGLILLKMLSEYVDISKCLPSLSFEVVQRVVEILKLFNTRTCQLVLGAGAMQVSGLKSITSKHLALASQIISFIHSLIPDIRRVLFMKIPEARKQLLMSELDRVNQDYKVHRDEIHTKLVQIMRERLLANLRKLPQIVESWNGPDDNDLQPSLFAKAVTKEVTYLHRILSQILLEVDVQAIFRQVVQIFHSHITEAFSKLDVNSPQAKNRLCRDVQHILVCIRKLPAQNFSAETVRNYGLLDEFLAEKFGTKVEE, from the exons atggcctcgcGCCCTCCCCTCCGCACcgtctccaccgcctcctcctcccactccaccgactcccccaccgccgccgccgctcctcccggcGGCGTCCCGCAGTCCATCACCGCGCTCCTCAACAACCCGctcccctccgcctcctccgcctcctactGGCTCCCGTGGCCCCCGCCCACCTCGCTCCCCGACGCGCCTCCCGTGCCTTCCCACCCCTGCGACCTCTCCCGCGCCGACTTCGCGCCctacctcgccgccgtcgccgatcccTTCGCGCGCTTCGCCGACATCCGCCTGCACGCCAACACCGagctcgccgcctcctcctcctcccccacacCCTCCTCCTCGGGCCTCGCCGCCTGCCTCCGCGAGGTCCCGGCCCTCTTCTTCAAGGAGGACTTCGCGCTCGAGGACGGGGCCACCTTCGAGTCCGCCTGCCCGCTCGCCGACGGCGCCGCGCTGCAGGAGCGCCTCGGCCAGCAGCTCGACGTCGTCGAGGCGCACCTCGTGCAGGAGATcgcgcgccgctccgcctccttctACGAGGCCCAGGGCCGCCTGCGCGGCCTCGACGGGGAGATCGTCTCCGCCGTCGGGAGGATCCGGGAGCTCAGGGAGGTCGTGCGGGTGCTCACGGGCGACCTCGTCGGGGACGCGCAGCAGGTGCAGGACCTCAACGCCACGCGGAGCAACCTTGTCGCCTTGCAGGAGAAGCTCACCATCATCCTCTACGTCAGTCAGGCGCTCACCGCGCTCAGGCTG ctTGTGCTAGCAGCAGACTGTGCTGGTGCACTTGATGTCATTGATGACCTGCAAAATTTGCTA GATACTGATGAACTTGCTGGGCTATATTGCTTTCGACATATTCGTGATCAATTGGGAACATCATTAGATTCAGTCAACAG CATTCTTTCAGCAGAGTTTGTGCGGGCTGCGGTTCCTGATGGAAAAACTGTAGATGCAATGATTTCGTCAACTGTGAAAAGGAGGACTTCTATCCCCCTCAACGGGACAGAGCATGAA GTAAGCGTAGATGAAGAGGAAAGCTTCATTCTCAGAGATCGTCTTCTTCCCCTCATTATTTGCCTGCTGAGAACG GACAAAGTTCCTGCAGTGCTAAGAATTTACCGGGATACACTCATTACTGTTATGAAAGCTTCAATCAAATCCACAGTTGCAGAGATGCTTCCAGTCTTGATTTCCAAATCAATAGATTCTGATTCCGTAACTGGAGAGAGAGCTGCTGATTCTGATG CTGGAGGCCAGTCATTAGCAAATAAGCTGCGAAGTCTATCATCTGAAGGGTTTGTTCAACTTTTGTCGGCTATTTTTAGGATAGTCCAG GTACATCTGCTGCAAGCAGCTGAAGTTAAAAAAATAGTTCAGTGGATCATGAGAAACCTTGACGGGAACATACGTACTGATGCAACAAATCCTGTCATACAACATGGTGGAACGGTTGATACTTCCCAAGAGAATGACAATGGTGTTACTTCACGGGGCTCAAGTACTGTTACACGTAGTCCTACTAAGCTTTCCTTGTTTCAAGGAAAAGCAAATGATATGTCCAGTACAAATTCAATAAAAAATGTTCG GGCTGATGTGTTAAGTGAAAGCACAGAAGCAGTTTTTGCTGCATGTGATGCTGCACATGGACGCTGGGCTAAGCTGCTAGGTGTTCGTGCTGCTCTACATCCCAAGTTAAGGCTTCAGGACTTCCTGATCATTTATAATATAACAGAGGAATTCATAGCTGCTACAGAAAAG ATTGGAGGCAGGTTAGGTTACAACATTCGTGGGATTCTACAGCAACAATCAAAGCAATTTGTTGACCATCAGCATAGTGTTCGG ATGGCAAAAATTAAGGCAGTTCTTGACCAAGAGACGTGGGTTGCTGTTGATGTTCCCGAAGAATTCCAAGCGATTGTTCTGTCACTGTCATCAACTGACTTTCCTGTTAACGGCATGGAGATGCCTAGCACTGATAGCAACTCAAAGCTCAGTGAGGATGGAATTTCGACAGCTCAAGAACCATCATATTCAACAGAAAATAGTGTTGGTAATGGCAATGCAACATCTGTGACAGGCCATGAGAACAGGGCTGAATCCACTTCTCCTCAGATTGAAAATAGTGTTGCTGGGCATGTCAAGTCAATGTCACAAACCATTGTGCTTGGAGGTGTTGGCTATCATATGGTAAACTG CGGCTTGATATTGCTGAAGATGCTATCAGAATATGTTGACATCAGTAAATGTTTGCCATCGTTATCTTTTGAGGTGGTCCAACGTGTTGTTGAAATATTAAAGCTTTTCAACACTAGGACTTGCCAACTGGTTCTTGGCGCCGGTGCCATGCAG GTATCTGGTCTGAAATCAATTACTTCTAAGCATTTAGCATTGGCGAGTCAAATCATCAGTTTCATACATTCTTTGATTCCAG ATATCCGGCGAGTACTTTTCATGAAAATACCTGAAGCACGCAAACAGCTGTTGATGTCTGAACTGGATAGAGTTAATCAG GACTACAAGGTTCATCGAGATGAAATTCACACCAAGCTAGTCCAAATAATGAGAGAGAGATTGCTAGCAAATCTCAGAAAACTACCGCAAATCGTGGAAAGTTGGAATGGACCCGATGATAATGATTTGCAGCCAAGTCTATTTGCCAAAGCTGTTACAAAG GAAGTTACTTATTTGCATCGCATCCTTTCTCAAATACTGCTTGAGGTTGATGTGCAGGCAATATTCAG ACAAGTAGTTCAAATATTCCATTCACATATCACAGAAGCATTTTCAAAGTTGGATGTGAACAGTCCTCAGGCAAAGAACAG ATTATGTCGAGATGTTCAACATATTCTTGTATGTATTCGGAAGTTGCCTGCTCAGAACTTCAGTGCTGAAACTGTTCGAAATTATGGTCTTCTTGACGAGTTCTTGGCTGAGAAGTTTGGGACTAAAGTTGAAGAGTGA